DNA from Rosa rugosa chromosome 6, drRosRugo1.1, whole genome shotgun sequence:
GGTCCATATTGTTTTCAGCAGCAGCAACATATTTTTGAATGCTAAATAATTTCTCTGAACTGTACGAGAGTCCTGAAATGCAAAAATACATCATGACATTCATAATGGATGTGACATGAATGCTTCCAGAGTACAATATACTCACCTACTTTCCGGGAGTTAATAGGTAAATATTGTGTCACAGGGTTCTTGATCATACGCATAAGTTTCTCAGGCTTACCAACAGCAGATATACTCAGTTTCCGTAGCAGCTGCACTGCAAGGTGAATGGCAGGATTAAACAAACCACTAAAACAGGTTTTCAAGAAAAAGCAAAGAACATGTTAGAAGTCAGTTAAACTATGCCATCGCCACATGGATGGTGGTCAATGTTGGCTGCTCATTACAGGCATTTACATTCAACATGCTTTTCTTGTTTTACCATTGTGAGCTAAGAACATATTTGCATAGCATCAAAAATAAGATAAAAGATGATGATATTCCTCCTCACATTTTATCAGAACAGAAACAATTTATAAAGCACAATGTAAGACAAGGAAATAAGATGGACTTACACATGACACCTTGGGATACGAACATATGGTTTAATCTCAATAAGTTTACCATCCTCGGTCTTCATATACACACATCGCAACTTCCCAGCTTTATTAATCGGGCTATCTAAAACCATGAGGGGAGCCTGCAGATCACAAAATGCCATTATAACATAAGAACCAAAGAAACTGTAAGCAATATTATACCTATTGAATTTCAGTAGCTGTTTTATAATCTTCTTGATTCTAATTTGTTCTATCTCTCATAGTCCACCTCAAATTAACCACTGCATAAATTAATCATCATAGTACTGTGGAAATTAACTTTTTGCTCATTCACCAGGAATACAATGCAAGGACCACTGACCTTTGTGAAACTCCACCGGAGAAAGaacatcatatcatgaccataCCCGGATGAGCATAAACTCCACCTGGAGGATACATAGCCCTGGTTTTCCAGTAAGAACACAATAACCCTCCCGCAGCTCGGCCTAGAACTGAGTTTCAGTTTGCAAGAAGCTAGAACCCATATTTTAATCTCAACTGCTTTGTCTGTTTATGTCTTTAAACTTCGACAGGCTCAGATTAAAATTGCAACAACGAATAATAATTAGTTCCGACCAATACCAACTCCCTCCAGACTCTAGAGtaaatcagaaaagaaaaacccagaaagtgaGAAAACTCCCCAAAATCTCCCCCCACAAAACCATCGCCCCATACCACCATCTCAATTCTCAACCATCCAGATCGAATCTGAGAGAGGAACAGATCGAATTtttgaatgagagagagaatgacTTACAAGGAGAACTCAACGTCCACCGTCAAGGAGATTGAGTGACGCCGCCCATCGTGCCGCTGCCATCGACTGTCGGGGAGATTGAGtgtctgagagagagaggttttcaGTTTCTAGGTTTTCCTCGAACCAAAACGATTTGAAGAGAGTTTGGATTGATCTTGGGGGCCAGATTTGGTTTCGAGGGGGCCAGATTTGGTTTCGACGAGGAAGAGATGGCAGACGAGAGacagagagggggggggggggggacgggGTCAGTGTGAAACTTCTCAGTTCTTTAACTTTTGGCCCAAATTTGTGTGGGAAAGAGGGAGCGGGAGGGAGGGAGTCTGAGGAGTTTTGACTTCTGGCCAAAATTTGAGTTTGGCCAAAACAAAAAAGGCTAATGTtgccctgtttttttttttttctttttctcgtccTCTTAAGGTATTTAGGACACTTCAATAAAAACGTGTCCTTGTAAGGAGTCCTCATAGCTAATATTGAAATTGCTTTTTGAAGTGAATAAGTTACTTTTTGAAATTACTTCATCATGAATCTCCTTGTCTAGATTCGTCTTCAGGGAATTTCTACCCTCACTTGGATTCCACTCCTCACTCGGATTTCCTTCGAAGGGAATACTCTTTACCCAAATTTGCTTTGAGGATATTTTTCCTCACCTATATTCGTTTTGAGGAGATCTCTCCttacacagatttgcatttagagaattaattCTCACACGGCATCACCTTAAAGGTATTTCGCCTCACCTAGATTctccttgaggggatttctcctcacacggatttcccttgaggagatctctcttcacacataTTTATATCTAGCCAAGTTAGTACAAACCATACCATCTTCCACCGCCCGTTCTCGTCTTTTCGGGAGCCTCAATAATCAGCTCGTTTTCTGGCAACTCGCCCAAATCTTGCCATCGGAGGATGACCGGCGGCGCTGCTTGTTCTTCATCAAGTTCCTGGCCCATGGCTGTGTGGTGTACATCCGGCTAATTGTGGAGACGAGAGTTAGGTCAATGAAATTTGGGTTTCAGATTGAGGGTTCGACCTATAGAGATTTGGTTGATTTCGGGAATCTGAGATTGGGGTTTCCCTATTTGGGATTTCAgaatgaaagagagaggaagactatgatttctgggtaaagaagagagttggatgaagaagagagcGAGAGAAGACTGAGAGTGAGACAGGGAGAGGAGCgatctgaagagagagagagagagagtagaacgTGAGAGTTAAGCGATATGAAGAGGACAGAGATTTCGCGAGAGAGATGAGGAGCTGTGAGTGT
Protein-coding regions in this window:
- the LOC133717754 gene encoding uncharacterized protein LOC133717754 yields the protein MVNLLRLNHMFVSQGVMLQLLRKLSISAVGKPEKLMRMIKNPVTQYLPINSRKVGLSYSSEKLFSIQKYVAAAENNMDLVFVVGAMAYGKVETMGS